A genomic region of Pseudomonas frederiksbergensis contains the following coding sequences:
- a CDS encoding DUF6482 family protein — protein sequence MNLQELNAYAIAGKVDELNLISMEGGIYLLEARIHGAAHPLDDTHGQTLRLRSVEHAREVLHAFPKLTFNLIHTSVHDEMCGLGISAQESLKVPIS from the coding sequence ATGAACCTGCAAGAGTTGAACGCCTATGCCATCGCCGGGAAGGTCGATGAGCTGAATCTGATCTCGATGGAAGGCGGGATTTATCTGTTGGAGGCACGGATACATGGCGCCGCTCATCCGCTCGACGACACCCACGGGCAAACACTGCGTTTGCGTTCGGTGGAACATGCCCGTGAAGTCCTTCATGCCTTTCCCAAGCTGACATTCAATCTGATTCACACCTCGGTGCACGACGAGATGTGCGGTCTGGGCATCAGCGCGCAAGAGAGTCTGAAGGTGCCCATCTCCTGA
- a CDS encoding TIGR00645 family protein, whose amino-acid sequence MERFVENAMYTSRWLLAPIYFGLSLGLLALALKFFQEVFHVIPNVFSMAESDLILVLLSLIDMALVGGLLVMVMISGYENFVSELDIDDGKEKLNWLGTMDSSSLKMKVAASIVAISSIHLLRIFMDARNVDPEHLKWYVIIHMTFVISAFAMGYLDKLTKH is encoded by the coding sequence ATGGAACGTTTTGTCGAAAATGCAATGTACACCTCGCGCTGGCTGCTGGCGCCGATCTACTTCGGTTTGTCCCTGGGCCTGCTGGCCCTGGCGCTGAAGTTCTTTCAGGAAGTCTTCCACGTTATTCCCAACGTGTTCTCGATGGCCGAGTCCGATCTGATTCTGGTGCTGTTGTCGCTGATCGACATGGCGCTGGTAGGCGGGTTGCTGGTGATGGTGATGATTTCCGGCTACGAAAACTTCGTGTCCGAGCTCGACATCGATGATGGCAAGGAAAAACTCAACTGGTTGGGCACGATGGACTCTTCTTCCCTGAAGATGAAAGTTGCGGCCTCGATCGTGGCCATTTCCTCGATCCACCTGCTGCGCATCTTCATGGACGCCAGGAATGTCGATCCCGAGCACTTGAAGTGGTACGTGATCATTCACATGACCTTTGTGATCTCGGCGTTTGCCATGGGTTACCTGGACAAGCTGACCAAGCACTGA
- a CDS encoding PA4570 family protein: MTYLIDAWLDRPHPYLRILHRETGEVCAVLEEEALSELQDQGDLDLNGLSSSEPVVLKELVRNLFLFCYARALRPMNDLNTKFEI, encoded by the coding sequence ATGACTTACTTGATCGATGCATGGCTGGATCGCCCACACCCTTACCTCAGGATCCTGCATCGGGAAACCGGGGAAGTGTGTGCGGTGTTGGAAGAAGAAGCCTTGAGCGAGCTGCAAGACCAGGGCGACCTCGACCTCAATGGCCTGAGCTCCAGCGAGCCGGTGGTGCTCAAGGAACTGGTGCGCAACCTGTTTCTATTCTGCTACGCCCGGGCATTGCGCCCGATGAATGATCTGAATACCAAGTTCGAGATATGA
- a CDS encoding FKBP-type peptidyl-prolyl cis-trans isomerase gives MSEVNLSTDETRVSYGIGRQLGDQLRDNPPPGVSLDAILAGLTDAFAGKESRVGQEAMSASFKVIREIMQAEAAAKAEAAAGEGLAFLAENAKRDGITTLASGLQFEVLTQGEGAKPTREDQVRTHYHGTLIDGTVFDSSYDRGQPAEFPVGGVIAGWTEALQLMNAGSKWRLYVPSELAYGAQGVGSIPPHSVLVFDVELLDVL, from the coding sequence ATGTCCGAAGTAAATCTGTCCACCGACGAAACCCGCGTCAGCTACGGTATCGGCCGTCAGTTGGGCGACCAACTGCGTGACAACCCGCCACCGGGCGTTAGCCTGGACGCGATCCTGGCCGGTCTGACCGACGCATTCGCCGGTAAGGAAAGCCGTGTTGGCCAGGAAGCCATGTCTGCCAGCTTCAAGGTTATTCGCGAAATCATGCAAGCCGAAGCCGCTGCCAAGGCTGAAGCGGCTGCTGGCGAAGGTCTGGCATTCCTGGCTGAAAACGCCAAGCGTGACGGCATCACCACTCTGGCTTCCGGCCTGCAGTTCGAAGTACTGACTCAAGGTGAAGGCGCCAAGCCAACCCGTGAAGATCAAGTGCGTACCCACTACCACGGCACGCTGATCGACGGCACTGTGTTCGACAGCTCCTATGATCGTGGTCAGCCTGCAGAATTCCCGGTTGGCGGCGTGATCGCTGGCTGGACCGAAGCTCTGCAACTGATGAACGCCGGTAGCAAATGGCGCCTGTACGTGCCGAGCGAACTGGCTTACGGCGCACAAGGCGTTGGCAGCATTCCGCCACACAGCGTTCTGGTTTTCGACGTCGAGCTGCTCGACGTTCTGTAA